Sequence from the Gammaproteobacteria bacterium genome:
ACACGCTGAAGATCCCCCACCCCACCCACGGTGCAATCTCCCTGATCGAACATCAGGTCTCGCGCCTGAACAGCCGGAACCGGATTCTGGAGCGCCGGCTCGAGGAGATGGTGGCCACCGCCAGGGAGAACGAGGGTCTGGGTCACCGGCTTCACCGGCTGGCGCTGGAACTGATCGAGGCCGAGGAGGTCGACGATGTCCTCGCGGCCACGGTCGATCTGCTTCGCAGTGAGTTTACCGGCACCGAGGTCACGTTTCGCCTGCTGGACCACGCCCCTGCAGGGACGCAAGGAGGAGACGACGCCAGGCAGGCGTTGAGCGAGAAAGCCCTGCTGGAGTGCGCGTGCGCAGAGCGCCCCATGTTCGGGGAGGCAGCGGATGCCCTGACGCTGTCGCTGTTCGGTATCGATTCCGGTGTCAACTCCACGGCGATCATACCCCTGTCGGATGGCAGGCCTGTCGGCCTGCTCGCGCTGGGTAGCCATGATGCACAGCGTTTCAGAAGCGGGCTGGGGACGTTGTTTCTGTGGCAGCTGGGCGAGATGGTGAGTCGGGCCGTACGAGTACGTCTGGATACCGGCGTTGCCCGGGCGTGACGCGCGAGACCGAAGCTACCCGCCCGATCGACGCATTTCTCGCGCACCTGCGGGAGGAACGCCGCCTCTCCCCGCGCACGCTGGACGGATACCGGCGCGACCTCTATGCCTTTGCCCGATATATCAGTCAGAGTCGCGTCAAGGACTGGGACGACATCGACAGCCAGGACGTACGCGGCTTCGTCGCGTTACGGCACCATGAGGGCGTGTCTGGACGCAGTCTGCGCAGGGCCCTGTCCGCGTTACGCACCTTGTTCTCCTACCTGATGCGGGAGCACCGTGTCCCGCTGAATCCGGCGCTCGGTGTCCGGGCGCCGCGTTCGGCCCCCGGACTGCCGTCCCCGCTGGACACCGACCAGGTGCAGCGACTGCTGGACTTCGATCCCGCCGGTCCGCTCGCCGTTCGGGACCTCGCGATCATGGAGCTCGCCTACTCCTCGGGCCTGCGGCTCGGCGAACTCGTCGGCGCCGATGTCCACACCCTCGACCTTCGCCAGTGCTTGATCCGCGTGGTGGGCAAAGGGAACAAGACCCGCGATCTGCCGCTGGGACGTTACGCGCGCGAGGCACTGGCCCACTGGCTCCGGGTGCGGGAGGGCATCGCGCGCCCGCGGGAGACCGCACTGTTCGTCGGCCGCGGGGGAGGGCGGCTCTCGGCCCGCGCAATCCAGAAACGCATGCGACGATGGGCCTCGCTGCGGGGCCTCGACCGGCACGTCCATCCACACCTGCTGCGCCACTCGTTCGCAAGCCACCTGCTCGAGTCCAGCGGAGACCTGCGGGCGGTTCAGGAACTACTGGGCCATACCGACATCTCCACGACGCAGGTCTATACGCATCTCGATTTTCAACACCTCGCCGAGATCTACGACCGGGCCCACCCGCGCGCCAGAAAATCCTGATACCGTGTCGTCAGGGCGCCACCCCGCAACTATCAGATCGCTACATTGCGTGTAAAATGGCCGTCTTTTCCGCACCTTCGTGCGGGATATCCCGCACGAAGGTGCGTCAGCCGGCAGGACTCACATGGAGCAATTCAGAGGCACCACGATCTGCGCCGTTCGCCGCGGCAGTTCGGTGGCGCTGGGCGGGGACGGTCAGGTCACCCTGGGTGACACCGTCATGAAGGGCAACGCCAGCAAGGTCAGGCGGCTGTACCAGGACCGGATCCTTGCCGGGTTCGCCGGTGGAACGGCGGACGCGTTCACCCTGTTCGAGCGCTTCGAGGGCAAGCTCGAGAAACACGGTGGCCAGTTGACCCGCGCCGCCGTCGAGCTGGCCAAGGACTGGCGCACAGACCGCATGCTGCGGCGTCTCGAGGCCCTGCTCGCGGTCGCCGACCGGGACACCTCGCTGATCATCTCCGGCAACGGTGATGTCATCGAGCCGGAGGGCGGCCTGGTTGCCATCGGCTCGGGCGGCCCCTATGCCCAGGCGGCCGCGCGCGCAATGCTGGAGAACTCGGAGCTCGATGCGCGCGAAATCGTGGAAAAGGCCTTGAACATTGCCGCTGACATCTGCATCTATACCAACAGAAACCTGACCATCGAGTCGCTTTAGGCGATTGCCGGAAAATGGCATACCAGATCGCGACTCGCCGCCAGCCGCCCGCGCAAAGCGTCGATCCATTCGAGAGCTATCAATAACATGTCGAGCATGACCCCCAGAGAGATCGTCCAGGAACTGGACAAGCACATCATCGGCCAGGACATGGCCAAGCGGGCCGTGGCAATCGCCCTGCGCAACCGCTGGCGACGGCAGCAGCTGTCCGAAACCCTGCGTGCAGAGGTCACGCCGAAGAACATCCTGATGATCGGTCCGACGGGGGTGGGAAAGACCGAGATCGCGCGGCGCCTCGCGCGGCTCGCCAGAGCGCCGTTCATCAAGATCGAGGCGACCAAATTCACCGAAGTTGGCTATGTTGGGCGCGATGTTGAGTCGATCGTCCGCGATCTGGTCGATGCAGCCACGAAGATGACCCGAGAGGCGGAGGTCGAAAAGGTGCGTCATCGTGCCGAGGACGCGGCCGAGGACCGCATCCTCGACGTCCTGCTGCCGCGCCCGCATTCGGTGGGCTTTACCTCCGAGCAGGATCCCGAGGAGGACAACGCGACCCGCCAGAAATTTCGCAAGAAGCTGCGCGAAGGCGATCTCGACGATACCGAGATCGAGATCGAGGTCTCGGCGTCCCCGGTCGGGGTCGAGATCATGACCCCCCCCGGCATGGAGGAGATGGCAGGCCAGCTTCAGGGGATCTTTCAGAACCTCGGCAGCGGCCGCACCAAGCGACGCAAGCTCCGGGTGCGTGACGCGTTCAAGCTGCTGACCGACGAGGAGGCCTATAAGATGATCAACGAGGACGACATCAAGTCCCGGGCCGTCGACGCGGTGGAACAGAACGGCATCGTATTCCTCGACGAGCTCGACAAGGTCGCCCGGCGGGGCGAGTTCAGCGGCAGCGATGTCTCCCGGGAAGGCGTGCAGCGCGACCTGCTGCCCCTGGTCGAG
This genomic interval carries:
- the hslU gene encoding ATP-dependent protease ATPase subunit HslU; translated protein: MSSMTPREIVQELDKHIIGQDMAKRAVAIALRNRWRRQQLSETLRAEVTPKNILMIGPTGVGKTEIARRLARLARAPFIKIEATKFTEVGYVGRDVESIVRDLVDAATKMTREAEVEKVRHRAEDAAEDRILDVLLPRPHSVGFTSEQDPEEDNATRQKFRKKLREGDLDDTEIEIEVSASPVGVEIMTPPGMEEMAGQLQGIFQNLGSGRTKRRKLRVRDAFKLLTDEEAYKMINEDDIKSRAVDAVEQNGIVFLDELDKVARRGEFSGSDVSREGVQRDLLPLVEGCTVSTKQGMVKTDHILFIASGAFHLSKPSDLIPELQGRLPIRVELEALSTEDFKRILTEPDASLTEQYSALLETEGVNLTFTEDGVERIAQVACEVNDRTENIGARRLHTVLERLVEEISYSAPDRDGQTETIDAEYVDRHLGDLVKDNDLSRYIL
- a CDS encoding DUF484 family protein → MSKERKSNGRQVNLSEASILHHLSENPDFFERHVSALDTLKIPHPTHGAISLIEHQVSRLNSRNRILERRLEEMVATARENEGLGHRLHRLALELIEAEEVDDVLAATVDLLRSEFTGTEVTFRLLDHAPAGTQGGDDARQALSEKALLECACAERPMFGEAADALTLSLFGIDSGVNSTAIIPLSDGRPVGLLALGSHDAQRFRSGLGTLFLWQLGEMVSRAVRVRLDTGVARA
- the xerC gene encoding tyrosine recombinase XerC, with protein sequence MTRETEATRPIDAFLAHLREERRLSPRTLDGYRRDLYAFARYISQSRVKDWDDIDSQDVRGFVALRHHEGVSGRSLRRALSALRTLFSYLMREHRVPLNPALGVRAPRSAPGLPSPLDTDQVQRLLDFDPAGPLAVRDLAIMELAYSSGLRLGELVGADVHTLDLRQCLIRVVGKGNKTRDLPLGRYAREALAHWLRVREGIARPRETALFVGRGGGRLSARAIQKRMRRWASLRGLDRHVHPHLLRHSFASHLLESSGDLRAVQELLGHTDISTTQVYTHLDFQHLAEIYDRAHPRARKS
- the hslV gene encoding ATP-dependent protease subunit HslV, coding for MEQFRGTTICAVRRGSSVALGGDGQVTLGDTVMKGNASKVRRLYQDRILAGFAGGTADAFTLFERFEGKLEKHGGQLTRAAVELAKDWRTDRMLRRLEALLAVADRDTSLIISGNGDVIEPEGGLVAIGSGGPYAQAAARAMLENSELDAREIVEKALNIAADICIYTNRNLTIESL